TCTCCTGACAGTGCTGTATGTGTCCTATCCCAGAAACACAGTGGAAGCCACGAGTCCAGGGTTTAAGACAATGACAGAATTCATGGAAACCTCTCCTCCTTGACCATGGATGTGCAGTGAGAGGATCATTtgtgccacagcctggcactACTgactaaaataaacaaagctgCAGGTCCCAAGAATTGTACTTCAGTCTTTGTTTGATCAGTAGAACTGTAAGCACTAGATAAGGAAATATAGGATGGGGACtgcatcacctccctgggcactccTGCCAAGGCCTGACCTCCTTTCAGTGCAGAAATTCCCCCTAATTTCCAACCTGACCCTCCCCTGGCCCAGTCTGGGGCTGttctctctcctcctgtccctgttccctggagcagagcctgaactcaggctgtgccctcctgtcagggagttgtgcagagccagaaattccccctgagcctccttttctccagactgagccTCTTCCTagttccctcagctgctctgcatcaCACTTATGGCATATGACTTTTAGCTAGGAATTCTCTGCAAACCCCTTTGTAGCAACCTTGTGCTGGTTTATTGTCAATTAAGACAATCTCGGACagggatttaattttttgtgttaccaaaaattcagaaaaataaaacaactccTTAACACAAATGCAACATTAAGAAGCAGCATTCTGGATTCACAGGGAGATAACTCCTCCCAAAGCTGTGCATGCTGAGTACAGAAAGTGTCTGTTTgtatattgtattttttatacATATGCATTGATTGCCCTGGACTAAACACACACATGATaataattttccccaaatcatTAATGtatttctccttccctttatgaatgtatttttctgtcctGGGGGTGTCTCTGGTGGTCCCTGGTGCCCACAGACCCCAATGTTCCAGGTGacctggctgagctggcaggacactgaggctgctgaatttccctttctccctcttACACAATGGGCATTGTGCAGTTTCCACTGGCCTGTCATTCTGGAGAAATAGCTTTGTGTTAGCTCACCAGGTGTGGGCCATTTATCATCTgctaataattttatttatggcATTAGCTTCATTCTTTCCCTTAACCCAGAGTCTCAGATTTAAAAAGGCAGAACTTCTAAGTGAGGTACTAATAGTTTTAGTactcctattaaaaaaaaaaaaaaaaaaaatcaactgctAGAACAAATATTCTTCCACATGACCAATGTAGGGAAGTACCTCACTCTGCTCAGCTGATCTTCAGCTCTGAGATTCTGGGAAAGCCCCTGGCAGCAAAAGCTCTAACAAGTGTAATTGTCACTTCTCTATGAATCAGACAACTAAAGCAATCCTAcatgggagcagcagtggcttCAAAACAAGGCACAGAATGAGCAGTGAACCCTGCTGCAACTAAAAGCTGTTTAGGTGTCACATTTCCCCAAAGAATTCCCACTGTTCCTTCAAAAATGTAGGAAAGCTATTGTTGGAAATGTGagcctctgttttttttttttttttttttttttttcatttcctaaaAGATTTCAAGTTTAAATCTTATCTGACAGTTGAATCTCAAGTCACAAAGTTGTGCAAAACTTTGTTGAAAAAGTCCAACCTTCTATCCAAAGTGGGTCTTGGGAACAAATTCTGGACTATGCAAGggtaaataaaataacaaagacATATTTCACAGTTATTTACAAATTTTATAATGCCTGTCACTCATTTCAGAACCATTTACTCAATTGTAaaggaaacactgaaattttaCACTAAACAAACTTCAGTCAATACATTGGAAAAGTGCCTTAGTAGAGGAGAACCTTTTCCCAGAAACAATAAAAACTTATCTAGAATAAACCACAGTCATCATTGAAACTGTGGGAAAACCAAAAATTCTCCAACAACATTTTGAGTGTTAGAGAATCAAAGCATTACTTGATTGAGAAAAATCATTCCATGACATTATTTTTGTCAGATTTTTGACAAACTTTATACAGTCAGAACCCATAAAACCAATGTTCATTGGTTCCAAGTAATATACAGTCCATGTAAACAAAACATAATAAATCAGGTTTCTTTCTATCTTATGTAGTTTATtgccaataaatattttacaaggGATAGTAAAGAGATGAATTAAGAACATAAAGTTGTCTGTTCCTTCTTCACCTCTTTCACAGGAGGTTCTATTCAAGGACATTTGCCATGGTTGATTCTTAACTCATTGCCATTcccagtaaattatttttatctcagCCTGGAATTGGAGAGGGTGAGAGGAGCAGCTTGTAGTCTTTTTAATGGGATTATTAAATTGGGGAATATTATTATGAATAATGATGGGGGATGCAGCCAAGACAGGTGATGcccactgaccacagcacatcccagaTCATACATACTTTGTGTCATCCATCATTTGTACTGCTCAAAGTACAAACctgaaggaagaaggagggaggggatgttggagtgatggtgtttgttttcctgagctACTGTTAGTGTGGTGCAGCCTGGTTTCCTGAAGGTGGCTGAACATCTTCCTGCTGATGGGAGGGAGTGTGTTACctctttattttgccttttcttgcatgtgtggctttttctttccccattaGTCTCAACCCAAAAGCTTTCTAACTTTTACATTTCCCATCTCACTTGGGTGGGAGAAGATTGAGTGACTTATCAGACTTCTGGGATTAAATCATGACACTCACACAAGGGAACTACAGCCTTTGATCCACGACATTTGGGATGATATCCAGCTGAGGATTGCTGCATTGTCTGTGGCAAATGCCCCAGCTTTGGAGGAGCACTGAAAGAGCTACTGGCACCTTCCAGGAATTTGTTTTGGAGTTTGGCCCACTTCCTTATTGGCTTGTTTCGGTAAAGACTGCCCACACTTCCCAGCTATGCTTGCTTAACCAGCTGATCCTCCTCCTGGGAGCAGGAATAaaaggctggcactgctggcagtcctggcaggcagcagctccagttgCTCTGGCACATCTTGCTGTGGACTGCGAGATGGGAAGGTCAATGCTCTTCCTTGGCTTCCTTCTTGCTCTCCTtggcctggctctgccaggcacCCAGGGAAAGATAATTTCCAGGTGTGAGATGGTGAGGATCCTGCGTAGGAATGGCTTTCAGGGCTTTGAGGGCACAACTGTTGCTGACTGTGAGTATAATGAGCTGCACTTCTCTGTCTGTACCACCTTTGTCATGCTCAAATTCTTTTTGATTTTCCAGCAGTACTATTCTCTCTCTCCATTTCTTTGACTTCATCTATTCTCTTCCTCATCTCCTTCCTTGCTCCCTTCTCTAGTTCACACAAATACCCATCTAGAGCTTTCCAAGAATTTACCCATGCAATTCTCAAGGTTATGATACCAGTTTAATTACTTCTCCAGCACTTCATTCACCCTGGATACTTTCATTACCCTCAGCATACCTTCATGCTCTCCTCTGGGATGTCTGttctcctgcagggatgtgcctgGTGAAACATGAGAGTGATTATAACACGAGCGCATACAATGACAACGGCCCAAGCAGGGACTATGGAATCTTTCAGATCAACAGCAAGTACTGGTGCAATGATGGCAGGACTGCTGGGGCCACCAATGGCTGCCACATCAGCTGCTCCAGTAAGTGTTGGgacagaacagaaaacttttctttgtCCATTCCAtgaaagcagctctgtctgTGACACCTGCCTAGCATCTGCTCTGGGCATTTCAATAAATTCTGTTCATCCATCTTCTCACTGTCCcacctcccttccttcctgatGGAAACCTTTCCttctgcccatccctgctcttcctctgcccCTCTTTCCTCCACAgtgattttttcctctctctccagAGCTGCGGGATGATAACATTGAGGATGATATTCGGTGTGCCAAGAAGATTGCTCGGGAGGCTCATGGCCTCAGTCCCTGGTGAGGATGTTTGCACTGGGGAAGAGTGggcagaggaaataaaaggtCTTGCTGTTGACTGAGGGAGGCAGGGGGATCAATGGATGGGAATTTGGATTTGGTGGAGTTTAGCACAGTCCTTCTCCTAAAGCTGAAAGGAGAAGATAGGAATCCTGTCTTACACCTGCTCCAATTCCCTAaattcccctcctctcccagagctctcctttttttaatcttccccttcccccagcttGCTTAGATTGATAATTACAATATTATGATtgattaataataattttcatttactCATTCTTTTCAGAGGGATCTTTGAGAGTCTTCACCCAAGACTCTCAAAGATTAACCAAGTCTGTTTTCATAACCAATTAAACCACAATCTTACTCCTCAAATTACATAATGTATATGTTTTTTCAGGAATGGCTGGAAAAACCATTGCCGGGGCAGAGACCTGAGTTCCTATGTCAGAGGTTGCTAAATGGCTCCACAGGTGTTGATCATTTCCTCAGGATCACCAGAGATGGAGAATGACACCTTGGGAGAGGAGGCCAGGGAAAGGGCTGGGTGTGGGAATTAAAAGCAGTATATTATTAACACACAGTGGTTTTAGTGGCTACTGCTGCAATGCAAACAGAGAACTCACAGCTTGTAGCTTAACTTAATAAAAACAAGGCTTAGCAACAGGCCCTACAGGTGGAGTTTTAGCCTTTATTTACTTGCATGATTTTGTTGCCCTGACTAACAGGGTTTAGCAATATTTAGGGATTCTCTCTCTTTTggtatttttctctgttctccttCACCCCTCCTttcatcctcttcttcctcccctttatttttttgccaatCCTTACTGGAGTGTCTGTagtgagaaaacacaaaaatttaatGAACACTGGGTAAGATGTGCAGAATTATGTTGCTTTATGACTGGGACATTGATGGAggtggggacagagagagataAAGATGCTGGAACATGACATTGCTCCTAAATTTATCTGAGCATCTGCTCCTGGCTGGTATGAGGGATAGGGCACCAAGACATTGGGCATCTGGCCTGAGTGAATAATTATTCTTTTAGGAAGCCAAGCAAACACAGCAGGCAGCATCTCTGTGATGAAACTATAGGTtggaaagggaaatgttttgCTGTTTAGTTTACAAGTCCTTTTTCCAAAGCTGAATTCAGAAACAGTGCATGAATGCAAGGTGATAACTCTGTAAAAACACGTTGGATTCTTCAtgtgcttcctgctgctgctagGGGAGCAGTGACTTCTTtggtgcttctgcaataaaagGATGCTTAAACTCTGGTGTCTTGTGTGAATGTATAAACCAACCATTAAAGGGGGTTTGTTTAGATGGCtgcatcttaaaaaaataaataaaaaaaaaaagctgtaagcCTTGCCACAAGTCCCTCTTCCCCAGCGTTGGAGGttaggatttttccttttttattttttctttctctcgtggaatttttctcccatttgttTTCTAAGAGATGGGAACACGGATTGTCTTGAGGTCTCAAACTGAGACACAAATATTCAAAAGAGCCAAAGGATGTGGAGAAAGTGAAGAGGGAAGGGTGCAGTTCCCTCCAGTCCCTCAGCTGGGGGGTTTCTCTGGGGAGGACAGGGATATCTGTGAGATTCCACGGGGGAACCAGGGGTGCAGCTCAGCTCTTGCTCTCTCACGATGGGTttggtgctgggctgctgccccCACTGgatttcctgctctggggagtTTGGTCCCGAGCTGCTTCTCCTTATCAGGGGCCAGACTCTGCTCACAAaactgggctgggaaggggacccagccccatttcccttcccaCAGGGAGCATCTCCtggcttcctgcagcagctgcctgcagaaacCTGTCCTGGGACTGGACTGGGACTGGGTTTggggcactggggcactgggacTTGTTCTGGGGCACTGGGACTGAGTCTGGGTCACTGGTCTGTGGTTCTGGCTGTCACTGGGTCTGTGGTTCTGTGGCACTGGGTTCCTGGTTCTGGTTGTAACTGGGTCTGTGGTTCTGGATCACTGGTCTGTGGTTCTGGCTGTCACTGGGTCTGTGGTACTGGGTCACTGGTCTGTGGTTCTGGATCACTGGTCTGTGGTTCTGTGGCACTGGGTCTGTGGTTCTGTGGCACTGGTCTGTGGTTCTGGATCACTGGTCTGTGGTTCTGGGTCACTGGTCTGTGGTTCTGGCTGTCACTGGGTCCCTGGTTCTGGCTGGGATTGGGTCTCTGTTTCTGGTTTGGTGCTGTTGGCATTTAGCCAGCATCAACCCATCACAGGTTTGAACCAGAAGAGGGAATTACCTCATCACCTGTGCTTCTAATTGGGAATGCTAGTTAATTATTCAAATTTGCTAAACTCTAGTCAATAATGCTAATTTGCTAAAGCTGTGTTCACCCCGTGGGCTTTTGTGGACATttttccacagctgctcctggagggcTCCAATGAAGACCAGCTTTGACACTACCTCCTATTCTGATATCATCTCCAAAATGTGTGTTGTGTCAAAGGTTCTTAAAGCATCACCTTGACTGCACCAGCTGGGTGGTAAAGTGTCTCTGGCTGTACCTGGAGCATGGTAAAGGTGAGAATGATTCTGAGTGTAACGCGAGTCTTCTGTGACCAGCCGAGGCGGAGAACAAAGAGTTATCCCTGTCAGCCTTGGTTAATCATTCACCTGAGCTCTAACCTGAGCAGAATGCTGCCAttgttcccagcctggctcatgGCCAGGATGGAAACTTGGAATTCATGGGAAAGGTGTgataggaaagaaaatttagGCATTATTTATTCGGATAGGATGtgcaacagaaattatttcatgcaCACATGCCCAGGTTGTGCAGTGACATTCACTCCATCACACGTGCCTCTTCACCAGACTTTTCACGGATTTCTGCATACAAAGAAATTCCCGTTCATTGGTCTTAAATGACACAATTCTTTGTCTTCAGTCTCCTATTGGTTAATGATCCCTTTGCCTTCAATGCTAATTTGGTTTTCATTCTTTGGTTCCCTTATTAATCCCCCCTCCCAACACTCCTCAAGGTGCAACCCCCACCTTGAGAATCGCTGAGGGATGTGACACATTTCCCTGAACCTGAGGAATTCTTGGCAGACTCCTCTGCACAGATCCGTACAGATGTGCACATCTGTGAAAGTGCGTGAATTGATTATGCTATGAATGATTTATCACGAGTCTGTTATTAAGTCACCGTTAAAATGTGCCCGTGTCCATTTGGGACCCTTCCCGAGGCAGCGCCCGGCGgtgatggagaggagaggagaggagaggagaggagaggagagggagaggagagggagagggagagggagagggagagggagagggagagggagagggagagggagagggagaggagagggagaggagaggagaggagaggagaggagaggagaggagaggagaggagaggagaggagaggagaggagagggagaggagagggagagggagagggagagggagagggagagggagaggagaggagaggaacaGAGAGCGGCTGTGAGGAGATGGCAGCGGGATGGAGCCTCTGGCTGCCCGGCGGGCAGGGAGCGCCTccttgtgtgctgcaggtgtgcagggtgtgctgcagctgtgcagggtgtgctgcagctgtgcagggtgtgctgcagctgtgccctgtgtgctgcagccgtgcagggtgtgctgcagctgtgcagggtgtgctgcagccgtgcagtgtgtgctgcagctgtacagggtgtgctgcaggtgtgccctgtgtgctgcaggtgtgccctgtgtgctgcagctgtgcagggtgtgctgcagctgtgcagggtgtgctgcagccgtgcagtgtgtgctgcagctgtacagggtgtgctgcaggtgtgccctgtgtgctgcagccgtgcagtgtgtgctgcagggctggtggggatggagagggggaACAGTCCTTGGGAACTGGCCAGAGCTGGCTTCTCCATCCCCCCCAGAGCGATGTGATTCAGGCAGTGCAGGtgtcctgggcagcctggctgcttcccctgcagtgcaggagcggggcccagcctggcctggctcagGCCCTGCTCCGTGGACACCGTGGCCAGCCCGGGCAGCCTgtcccacccccagcccagccagcgGCACGCCAGGCACTCGCCCGGCTCCCCATGTGCTGGGTGAAGAGGGAACAGCTGCAGGGGCCCTTCTGCTGcctcaggagctgggacagcaccCAGAGTCAGGGGGATCTAAATTTAAACTGGTGCTTTGTGCGTTTGTGCATGCGAGTGCAGGCTCCAGCCCCCActcccctgcagcaggcagaCCCGGAGGGGCTCCAGCTGGCTGGGACCCGGGGAAGGGGGGCTCCACCGCGGGCAGGAGGGCAAGAGAGCTCGGGAGCAACACCATGGAGCCCACTTCCCCCCAGGGGGACGTGAagaagaggcagcagaaggagAAGTCCAAGAAGCCGGTGCCACCTGTAGCTCCTCGTCCCCCCAGGGCTCTGTTCTGCCTGACCCTGGAGAACCCCCTGAGGAAGGCGTGCATCAGCATCGTGGAGTGGAAGTATcctctggaggggctgggggtgtgtgtgtgtgtgtgtgtgggcaccagagctgccagcctgtgccaggctgtACAGGCACAGAGGcactgggagccctgcagggtgcaCGGGCAGTGGCTGAGCTGAATGGGGATGAGCAGTGGGACAGGCCATGGGGcctgggtgggacagggacaggcaggggacatTCATGGTGGGAGTGAATGTCTTGTGTGTTGTGTgctggggagaaatggggaCAGCCTGTTGAGAGGGGGCACAGTGCCCATCTGGGGTGTGGGGATGGGGtcaggctggggacagtgtgacacTCTGGAGACAGAGGTTTGGGGGGCAGCAAGGCCGTGGTGAGTTGCTTGGGATGGCTCTTTGTGTGTGCCACCCTTTGCCTGACCCACAGCTGTTCTCTGCCTGCTGGGGGCCTCCCCCAAATCCTTGCTGGCACCATTGTCCCCTCAGCTCCctgacccagccctgcctggttCTGCTGTCACAGGTGAAGGCTTTTTGTGGGTGGTACTGTTCAGTGAATAGTCTTTCTTTGTGCCTTTGGCTTAGTGTTGTAGTTCGGGTGTTTTGACCTTTTCACTGGGGCACTGTAGCTCAGAAATACCAAAATGTTGTGTTCCTGCCAGGCATCCAGGAACTATCACTTTGTTCACCTATAATTTATGTAAAGGAAGAGAGTAAGAGATGAAATATTCCACTTTGATTTCAGCAAAAACAATGGACTGGGGAACAGAATCGAGTTCTTCCACCAcaacttttctcttttcagtttcTTGCCTGTGTGTTCCTGGCCTTGGCAGGATGATCCCACCTGGGCCAGGCTTTGCTCTCTGGTCACCttggctggctgtgctgctgtggggataCCAAACCCAtgcccagagatgctgctttgtcccacagggagctgctggcaggcacGAGGGACCTCATTCCCTTTCTGCAAGGGGACTCTCtgtcctccagggatgggagcagagccaaAATCAGGGAGttctcattttctgtgtgtctggCAAGAGAAACGATGGTTTTATGGGCACACAgaagggagctgtgcctgtgtcttAAACGGGCACTGAGTAAGGAGGAAACCTGTGTGCATgcacaggaagagctggaaacaGGATTTACATCTTGCAGAGTGCTCAAACACAAttttcctgctggcacagggagggtcTTCCCTTCATCAGTGCTCTGGGACAAGTGGGTGCCACAGGGAGGTGGCGAGTGCAGGTGGCTCTGACCTGGGCAGGACAAACGATCCAGGGAATCAGGTTTCCCCTGGGGCTCTCTGTATTTATACCAGATGCACCTGGCTGCCCTCACTCAGGGATCAGGAGTGTGAGCGACAGGGTCGGGTCGTTCCAGTTCCTGTGGGTTATTATGGCCTGAGGGACACGCAGGCTGCCAAGGGGGGATTAGCTGTGACCCTCCTCTctgggggacagcagtgggCCAGGGGCTTTTTGAAGGGTAAGGGACCATcactcagctcagctcagagtGGCTGAAAGGCTGGCTTGAGGCAGAGGGTGTTTTGTGCTGAAATTTGCTCACATCTCAAAAAATATGTTCATTAGGACAAGGAAATCTGAATGTTCTGCAGCTTACTGGGTGTTGTGTGCTAGACAGCCCAGCAGTCTGGTAGGTGTTGGGACATGTCTGGCTTTGTGACACCACCCTGGTGTTTCAGGTCATTCTGGAGCCTGGAGACCTTCAAGGAAGGTGGGTGAGGATTCTGGAGgaccacagagctgcaggacagagagaTTTGTAATTCCTGCTGTGGGACCATtggatgctgtgtgtggggAGAATGCTGGACAGAAAGAAGTTAGATTGCAGGACAAGGAGATGAGGAGGATGCTGGGGCTCTGTGACAGTGGCAGGAGGCAGAGACCCTGGACCCAGTTATCTACATCTCTGTTTTTTGGTTCAATCTGTCCCACTGCATTTCTCCCTCATAACTGTGCCAGACTTGCAGAATCCCAGGCAGCAAGTGGCTTCCAGCTCCAGTTACAGGAACTCCAGCTGAGGTCACCCTTCAAGGAGGGCTTGTCTCATCCTGCCCAAGCAGGCAGGGAAgcctccagcccctgggctctgcctcatCACCTGGACACAAAGgggagcagcttttccagctgacTGCAGATTTTAAAGTGTCATCAGGTTGATGGATAGGAAGGTTCAGAAAAGGGAAGATAGGCTGTGATGAGCCCAGGACACACCTGGCAGCACCCAGCATAGCATTCTCCCCAGGTGCCCCTTGCTCTGTAGTCCTGGGCTGGACagtgctgtggccagcagggcccaAGGCAGCCCTCGAGGGAGGATGCTGGGGAAACAGAGTGGGgatccctgcagggagagcctggCTGCAAATCAGGCTCTGGAGACACAGTCTGAGCTCTTTGGAGGCTTCAGGAAGGGGAGAGCTGATGTTTGTCCAAGAGGTTTCGGTGCCCAAGcaaagcagtgacagcagcaggagcctgggggTGACCAAGTGCCTGTCCAGGGTCTCCATGGGGAAATGACAAAGTCACCCCTTTTGTTCTGAGGTGTCACAGGGCACAAACAGCACAGTTTGTACCTTGAGGGGGGTGGGACAGGCTGAGCACTGTtcactgccagcccctggcactcTGGGGACAGTCACAGCCTGTACTGGGCCACCAAGGCTGGAGGGACACCTGGGGATGTTGTGCCAGGGGAGCCCCTGCCCCTGGGAGCCTTCAGCTGGGATACAgccaggagatatctcctggagggagataaagatgattgcccagctggtttaaagatggcccatgagcagataatgtgtgccaggagatcaggggcactgccccagctgggttaacagatgggacagaatccacattcACAcacccctgtgctgtgccccgTGGGGTTGGCTCTCCTCACcacccaggcagggctgggctttttcctgctttttcttccctgcctgctctccttAACACTTCCTCTCAGGCCCTTCGAGatcatcatcctcctcaccATCTTTGCCAACTGTGTTGCTCTGGCCATCTACCTGCCCATGCCTGAGGATGACACCAACATTGCCAACTCCAGcctggtgaggagcagctgagcccttcctgcccccagctgtgccccagctgcagggcaggggctgccccagggctgcagtcaggcactgctggcccaAAGGGGTGGGAAGAGGTCCAGGAGAAACAGGATTTTGGGACAGGAAATTAATGTGGTTATGCAGAAGTTGATTTATTGTTGTCAGGAAAAATTAATCCAAGGTTTATGTTAAATATTAATCCAGTTAATCcaggtttatgtccaaaaaggagacagaggagtcctttgtgctttattccaataaaaggagaggccatggggcattcccctgggatatctcaaatttttggaggatgcagcctccttttatcctgaTTTCCCatccacatttccctctctctttccccatgggcggaggtacttgagaggcacagacttcccaaacacctgatactgagattcccctctaatgtacaactctcccttttaatttttaattcttatacaATTCATAGTTTTCTCCTATtgcttctttcctcttccaatatccaatttcatttaccagcaaacctacagtttgtttgtaaagccAAATAtcttttccattcatcaatcagtggaatccatcccattgcttcttttctctcttagtgctggttttatctaccagcagatccacagcttgTGTGTAAAGACAAATCTGACATTCCTCTCATTGTTTactttttagttttaattatacattttaagATTATTGTTTATGCAATCACACATTTTTTGATTGGTGCTTTTATGTTGTTTGTGCATTTTGTACGAGTTTTTTAGGTCTGATGATTGGTGGTTGTTTAAAACTtcactgtttgtttttattttgggttttttaattttggtattttgttttttcagttcttttattttgatttagtataatttatgttttagtgGTTTTCAAGGGTTTTAACAAGTTgtagaaaaatacttaaaaatggcttattttGTGTACTTGTTATAAACATTGGTTTAAAgtaagaaatatacagaaaaa
The sequence above is a segment of the Oenanthe melanoleuca isolate GR-GAL-2019-014 chromosome 26, OMel1.0, whole genome shotgun sequence genome. Coding sequences within it:
- the LYZ gene encoding lysozyme C, which translates into the protein MGRSMLFLGFLLALLGLALPGTQGKIISRCEMVRILRRNGFQGFEGTTVADWMCLVKHESDYNTSAYNDNGPSRDYGIFQINSKYWCNDGRTAGATNGCHISCSKLRDDNIEDDIRCAKKIAREAHGLSPWNGWKNHCRGRDLSSYVRGC